A window of the Haloarcula litorea genome harbors these coding sequences:
- a CDS encoding PrsW family intramembrane metalloprotease, translating to MPDRPEDPVAADADESTDLYGVADWEVRSRFDWLVVAVYRVGVWSLRALVVVAALAILALQLAFGSLGVLGVQPLFAVLAALSAVPALLLAAYIWYADVTTSEPLTLLVGTFLLGVLFAGFAGLLNVVIGGPVQAIGSGFGLFEPAGLVVFFFLVVGPVEEGVKLLAVRLYAYRDDRFDAVVDGAVYGAAAGLGFATIENALYIVQNTEMVAGTAQAFGAGSDVAAVRALAGPGHVIYSAFAGYYLGLAKFNPDDAGPIVLKGLVIASLVHATYNTLSGPVTVVLAEVYGVGQFVAFVAFVAVYDGIFVALLLRKLAAYRQAYRRANGSDHDPPEGVDLTEFDP from the coding sequence ATGCCCGATCGACCCGAGGACCCGGTGGCGGCGGACGCCGACGAGTCGACCGACCTCTACGGCGTCGCCGACTGGGAGGTCCGGTCGCGGTTCGACTGGCTCGTCGTCGCGGTCTACCGGGTCGGGGTCTGGAGTCTGCGGGCGCTGGTCGTGGTTGCGGCGCTCGCGATCCTCGCGCTCCAGCTCGCCTTCGGGAGCCTCGGCGTGCTGGGCGTCCAGCCGCTGTTCGCGGTGCTTGCCGCGCTGTCGGCGGTGCCGGCGCTCCTGCTGGCGGCGTACATCTGGTACGCCGACGTGACGACCTCCGAGCCGCTGACGCTGCTGGTCGGGACGTTCCTGCTGGGCGTGCTGTTCGCCGGCTTCGCGGGGCTGCTGAACGTCGTCATCGGCGGGCCGGTCCAGGCCATCGGCTCCGGGTTCGGCCTGTTCGAGCCGGCGGGGCTGGTCGTGTTCTTCTTCCTCGTCGTCGGCCCCGTCGAGGAGGGCGTGAAACTGCTGGCGGTGCGCCTGTACGCCTACCGCGACGACCGGTTCGACGCGGTCGTCGACGGCGCGGTGTACGGTGCCGCGGCGGGGCTGGGCTTCGCCACCATCGAGAACGCGCTGTACATCGTCCAGAACACGGAGATGGTCGCCGGCACGGCCCAGGCGTTCGGTGCCGGAAGCGACGTTGCGGCGGTGCGGGCGCTGGCCGGCCCGGGCCACGTCATCTACTCCGCGTTCGCGGGCTACTACCTCGGCCTGGCGAAGTTCAACCCCGACGACGCCGGCCCCATCGTCCTGAAGGGGCTGGTCATCGCGTCGCTGGTCCACGCGACGTACAACACGCTGTCCGGTCCGGTGACGGTCGTGCTGGCGGAGGTGTACGGCGTCGGCCAGTTCGTCGCGTTCGTCGCGTTCGTCGCCGTCTACGACGGGATCTTCGTGGCGCTGCTGTTGCGGAAGCTCGCCGCCTATCGACAGGCCTACCGGCGGGCCAACGGTTCCGACCACGACCCGCCCGAGGGGGTCGACCTGACCGAGTTCGACCCCTAA
- a CDS encoding riboflavin synthase, which yields MFTGIVEATGEVQRVVDDEGGRRVRIGTPFEGLRHGQSISVSGACLTVEDHADGEWVEVFLARETLDRTYFDALTEGDRVNLERAMPADGRFDGHVVQGHVDATAQVVGIEREGEDWTFTFSLPDAQRDYLVEKGSITVDGISLTVADRRGDAFDVAIIPTTYAETTLSEKSVGDPVHLEVDVIAKYVEQLC from the coding sequence ATGTTCACCGGGATCGTCGAGGCGACGGGCGAGGTGCAGCGAGTGGTCGACGACGAGGGGGGCCGGCGGGTGCGGATCGGGACCCCCTTCGAGGGCCTGCGACACGGCCAGTCGATCAGCGTCTCCGGGGCCTGTCTCACGGTCGAGGACCACGCCGACGGCGAGTGGGTCGAGGTGTTCCTCGCCCGCGAGACGCTCGATCGCACGTACTTCGACGCGCTGACCGAGGGCGACCGGGTGAACCTCGAACGGGCGATGCCGGCCGACGGCCGGTTCGACGGCCACGTCGTCCAGGGCCACGTCGACGCCACCGCGCAGGTGGTCGGTATCGAGCGGGAGGGGGAAGACTGGACGTTCACCTTCTCGCTGCCCGACGCCCAGCGGGACTACCTCGTCGAGAAGGGGTCGATCACCGTCGACGGCATCAGCCTCACCGTCGCCGACCGACGCGGGGACGCCTTCGACGTGGCGATCATCCCGACCACCTACGCGGAGACGACCCTCTCGGAGAAGTCCGTCGGCGACCCCGTCCACCTGGAGGTCGACGTGATCGCCAAGTACGTCGAACAGCTCTGTTAG
- a CDS encoding phosphoglycerate kinase, whose amino-acid sequence MTFQTLDDLADGQRVLVRLDLNSPIEDGEVQDNRRFGRHAETIRELVDRDFEVAVLAHQGRPGRDDFVSLEQHADILEAHVGTPVDFVPDTFGDEALDAIDGLTGGDVLVLENTRMCDGELPEEDPEIKADTEFVKTLQPEFDAYVNDAYSAAHRSHASLVGFPLVMDAYAGRVMETEYEANTAIAEKEFDGQVTMVVGGTKATDVIDVMTHLDEKVDDFLLGGIAGELFLRAAGYPVGYDIDDADLYDEQWEQNSEKIESMLEEHRDQITLAVDLAYEDDDGDRAEQSVDDIDEKTVSYLDVGSETVMEYSPIIRDSEAVFVKGALGMFEDERFSVGTAGVLEAIAETDCFSVVGGGDTSRAIEMYGMEEAEFGHVSIAGGAYIRALTGAELIGVEVLQR is encoded by the coding sequence ATGACCTTCCAGACGCTCGACGACCTCGCGGACGGACAGCGCGTCCTCGTGCGCCTCGACCTGAACTCACCGATCGAGGACGGCGAGGTCCAGGACAACCGCCGGTTCGGACGCCACGCCGAGACGATCCGCGAACTCGTCGACCGCGACTTCGAGGTCGCGGTGCTGGCCCACCAGGGTCGCCCCGGCCGCGACGACTTCGTCTCGCTGGAACAGCACGCCGACATCCTCGAGGCCCACGTCGGGACGCCGGTCGACTTCGTCCCCGACACCTTCGGCGACGAGGCGCTGGACGCCATCGACGGGCTGACCGGGGGCGACGTGCTCGTCCTGGAGAACACGCGGATGTGCGACGGCGAACTGCCCGAGGAGGACCCGGAGATCAAGGCCGACACGGAGTTCGTCAAGACCCTCCAGCCGGAGTTCGACGCGTACGTCAACGACGCCTACTCGGCGGCCCACCGCTCGCACGCCTCGCTGGTCGGCTTCCCGCTGGTGATGGACGCCTACGCCGGCCGCGTGATGGAGACGGAGTACGAGGCCAACACCGCCATCGCCGAGAAGGAGTTCGACGGGCAGGTGACGATGGTCGTCGGCGGCACCAAGGCCACCGACGTCATCGACGTGATGACCCACTTAGACGAGAAGGTCGACGACTTCCTGCTGGGCGGGATCGCCGGCGAACTGTTCCTGCGCGCGGCCGGCTACCCCGTCGGCTACGACATCGACGACGCGGACCTCTACGACGAGCAGTGGGAGCAAAACAGCGAGAAGATCGAGTCGATGCTCGAGGAGCACCGCGACCAGATCACGCTGGCCGTCGACCTCGCCTACGAGGACGACGACGGCGACCGCGCCGAGCAGTCCGTCGACGACATCGACGAGAAGACCGTCTCCTACCTCGACGTCGGCAGCGAGACGGTGATGGAGTACTCCCCGATCATCAGGGACTCCGAGGCCGTGTTCGTGAAGGGGGCGCTGGGGATGTTCGAGGACGAGCGGTTCTCCGTCGGCACCGCGGGCGTGCTGGAGGCCATCGCCGAGACCGACTGCTTCTCCGTCGTCGGCGGCGGCGACACCTCTCGGGCCATCGAGATGTACGGGATGGAGGAAGCGGAGTTCGGCCACGTCTCCATCGCCGGCGGCGCGTACATCCGCGCGCTGACGGGCGCGGAACTGATCGGCGTGGAAGTGCTGCAGCGCTAG
- the gap gene encoding type I glyceraldehyde-3-phosphate dehydrogenase, whose protein sequence is MSDPVRVGLNGFGRIGRNVFRASLENDDVEIVGVNDVMDDEEIDYFAQYDTVMGTLDGAGVEDGVLSVDDTDFEAGVFHETDPSELPWDDLDVDVAFEATGIFRNYDDASQHLDAGADKVLISAPPKGEKPVKQLVYGVNHDEYDGEDVVSNASCTTNSISPVAKVLDDEFGIRSGQLTTVHAYTGSQNLMDGPNSKPRRRRAAAENIIPTSTGAAQATTEVLPELEGKLDGMAIRVPVPNGSITEFVTDLEADVTESDVNAAFEDAASGELAGVLGVTDESVVSSDIVGDPYSSQVDLGSTNVVNGLTKVLTWYDNEYGFSNRMLDVADYIADR, encoded by the coding sequence ATGAGCGACCCAGTCCGCGTCGGCCTCAACGGCTTCGGCCGCATCGGCCGCAACGTGTTCCGCGCCTCGCTAGAGAACGACGACGTCGAGATCGTCGGCGTCAACGACGTGATGGACGACGAGGAGATCGACTACTTCGCCCAGTACGACACCGTGATGGGCACCCTCGACGGTGCCGGCGTCGAGGACGGCGTCCTCTCCGTCGACGACACCGACTTCGAGGCCGGTGTCTTCCACGAGACCGACCCCTCGGAACTGCCCTGGGACGACCTCGACGTCGACGTCGCCTTCGAGGCGACCGGCATCTTCCGCAACTACGACGACGCCAGCCAGCACCTCGACGCGGGTGCCGACAAGGTACTCATCTCGGCCCCGCCGAAAGGCGAGAAGCCGGTCAAGCAGCTCGTCTACGGCGTCAACCACGACGAGTACGACGGCGAGGACGTCGTCTCGAACGCCTCCTGTACCACGAACTCCATCTCGCCGGTCGCGAAGGTGCTGGACGACGAGTTCGGCATCCGCTCGGGCCAGCTGACGACCGTCCACGCCTACACCGGCTCCCAGAACCTGATGGACGGTCCCAACAGCAAGCCCCGTCGCCGCCGGGCCGCCGCCGAGAACATCATCCCCACCTCGACGGGGGCCGCACAGGCCACCACCGAGGTCCTGCCCGAACTCGAGGGCAAGCTCGACGGGATGGCCATCCGGGTCCCAGTCCCCAACGGCTCCATCACGGAGTTCGTCACCGACCTGGAGGCCGACGTCACGGAGAGCGACGTGAACGCGGCCTTCGAGGACGCCGCCAGCGGCGAGCTGGCGGGCGTGCTGGGCGTCACCGACGAGTCGGTGGTCTCCTCGGACATCGTCGGCGACCCCTACTCCTCGCAGGTCGACCTGGGCTCGACGAACGTCGTCAACGGCCTGACGAAGGTCCTGACGTGGTACGACAACGAGTACGGCTTCTCGAACCGGATGCTCGACGTGGCCGACTACATCGCGGACCGGTAG
- a CDS encoding Hsp20/alpha crystallin family protein, translating to MRRDDDDDPFDEFFREIERMMDEMMGSEGDVHIDRNGPTEGADLHVDVHETDDEIRVVADIPGAEKDAIDLKCDGTVLTIDAGTATKEYHERLTLPSRVDEHSASATYNNGILEVTFDREEDSADIEL from the coding sequence ATGAGACGGGATGACGACGACGACCCGTTCGACGAGTTCTTCCGGGAGATAGAGCGGATGATGGACGAGATGATGGGGTCGGAGGGGGACGTCCACATCGACCGAAACGGGCCCACAGAGGGGGCCGACCTGCACGTCGACGTCCACGAGACGGACGACGAGATCCGGGTCGTCGCGGACATCCCCGGGGCCGAGAAAGACGCGATCGATCTGAAGTGCGACGGGACCGTCCTCACCATCGACGCCGGTACCGCCACCAAGGAGTACCACGAGCGTCTCACGCTCCCCTCTCGGGTCGACGAACACTCGGCGTCGGCCACGTACAACAACGGCATCCTCGAGGTCACGTTCGACCGCGAGGAGGACTCCGCGGACATCGAGCTGTAG
- a CDS encoding ATP-grasp domain-containing protein produces the protein MLRLAVATRAETYERMRAPLAERGIEVGHVATSERAVPLDASPFDEFDVGFVYPSRLMEGGVADALLSVPWVNDREAILRSRNKADTLARLGRADVPVPETVLVSNPVDEADLVAAFERLEPPVVVKPNSTTRGVGVTTAHDLDSFLGIADYLDLVHDYRATGDRSFLVQERIDDARDYRAMVVDGTYVGAVERRLPADARARGRWKHNVHRGAEAEGVDLPSELRALAERAADVLEIPYLGVDLLVADDRAVVNETNARPTIDAATKYEPDFWDRIAELIRETAE, from the coding sequence ATGCTGAGACTCGCCGTCGCCACCCGGGCCGAGACCTACGAGCGGATGCGGGCACCACTCGCCGAGCGCGGCATCGAGGTGGGCCACGTCGCGACGAGCGAGCGGGCCGTCCCGCTCGACGCGTCGCCGTTCGACGAGTTCGACGTCGGGTTCGTCTACCCCTCGCGGCTGATGGAGGGCGGGGTCGCCGACGCGCTGCTCTCCGTGCCCTGGGTCAACGACCGCGAGGCGATCCTCCGCTCGCGCAACAAGGCCGACACGCTTGCGCGGCTCGGGCGGGCGGACGTTCCCGTCCCCGAGACCGTGCTGGTCTCGAACCCCGTCGACGAGGCCGACCTCGTGGCCGCCTTCGAGCGACTGGAGCCGCCCGTCGTGGTCAAGCCCAACTCCACGACGCGGGGCGTCGGCGTGACGACCGCTCACGACCTCGACTCGTTTCTGGGGATCGCGGACTACCTCGACCTGGTCCACGACTACCGCGCGACCGGCGACCGCTCGTTCCTCGTCCAGGAGCGCATCGACGACGCCCGGGACTACCGCGCGATGGTCGTCGACGGGACCTACGTCGGCGCGGTCGAGCGGCGTCTGCCCGCGGACGCCCGTGCACGCGGGCGCTGGAAACACAACGTCCACCGCGGGGCCGAGGCCGAGGGGGTCGACCTGCCGAGCGAGCTGCGCGCCCTGGCCGAGCGGGCGGCCGACGTGCTGGAGATCCCCTACCTGGGCGTGGACCTGCTGGTCGCCGACGACCGGGCGGTCGTCAACGAGACCAACGCGCGCCCGACCATCGACGCGGCGACGAAGTACGAGCCCGACTTCTGGGACCGGATCGCCGAGCTGATCCGCGAGACGGCGGAGTAG
- a CDS encoding ArsR/SmtB family transcription factor — MTDGTVSEASELSSLVAALDDEHVRTILAATSDEPRSANELSELCDVSVSTVYRRVERLTELDLLAEQTRPRADGHHDTVYAATLERFELTVSDGELDWSVDRRGEDVADQLSRLWGNF, encoded by the coding sequence ATGACAGACGGAACTGTGTCCGAGGCGTCCGAGCTGTCCTCGCTCGTCGCGGCGCTGGACGACGAGCACGTCAGGACGATCCTCGCCGCGACGAGCGACGAGCCGCGGTCGGCCAACGAGCTGAGCGAGCTGTGTGACGTGTCGGTCTCGACGGTCTACCGCCGCGTCGAGCGCCTGACCGAGCTCGACCTGCTGGCCGAGCAGACCCGCCCGCGGGCCGACGGCCACCACGACACCGTCTACGCCGCCACCCTGGAGCGGTTCGAGCTCACGGTCTCGGACGGCGAACTCGACTGGAGCGTCGACCGCCGCGGCGAGGACGTCGCCGACCAACTGAGCCGGCTGTGGGGGAACTTCTGA
- a CDS encoding DUF7521 family protein: MLSLGSPLGLLAGAAATASAVVGLYIGYHAYRGLRRNDDPSMRYLSVGMLLLFGLAYLLAVGGQGLVAFRIVPIRYQSAIRLVVRLVQLVGLLCIAYSLRIATRSAGPARAD; this comes from the coding sequence ATGCTGTCGCTCGGTTCCCCGCTCGGTCTGCTGGCCGGTGCCGCCGCGACCGCCTCCGCCGTCGTCGGGCTCTACATCGGCTACCACGCCTACCGGGGCCTCCGTCGCAACGACGACCCCTCGATGCGGTACCTCTCGGTCGGGATGTTGCTCCTGTTCGGGCTGGCGTACCTGCTGGCGGTCGGCGGACAGGGGCTCGTCGCCTTCCGGATCGTCCCCATCCGCTACCAGTCGGCGATCAGGCTGGTCGTCCGACTCGTCCAGCTCGTCGGCCTGCTGTGTATCGCCTACTCGCTGCGGATCGCGACCCGGAGCGCGGGGCCGGCGCGGGCGGACTGA
- a CDS encoding 50S ribosomal protein L16 — protein sequence MSEKPASMYRDIDKPAYTRREYITGIPGSKIAQHEMGQKQKDADEYDVQISLIVEETVQIRHGSLEASRLSANRHLIKELGEDGDYKMRLRKFPHQVLRENKQATGAGADRVSDGMRQAFGKIVGTAARIQAGEALFTAYCNVEDAPAVKEAFRRAYNKITPSCRVKVERGEELLIA from the coding sequence ATGTCGGAGAAACCTGCCTCGATGTACCGGGACATCGACAAGCCCGCGTACACCCGACGCGAGTACATCACGGGCATCCCCGGGTCGAAGATCGCACAGCACGAGATGGGCCAGAAGCAGAAGGACGCCGACGAGTACGACGTCCAGATCAGCCTCATCGTCGAGGAGACGGTCCAGATCCGCCACGGCTCCCTGGAGGCCTCGCGGCTGTCGGCCAACCGCCACCTCATCAAGGAGCTGGGCGAGGACGGCGACTACAAGATGCGCCTCCGGAAGTTCCCCCACCAGGTCCTGCGCGAGAACAAGCAGGCGACCGGGGCCGGGGCCGACCGTGTCTCCGACGGGATGCGCCAGGCGTTCGGGAAGATCGTCGGCACCGCCGCCCGCATCCAGGCCGGCGAGGCCCTCTTCACCGCCTACTGCAACGTCGAGGACGCCCCCGCCGTCAAGGAGGCGTTCCGCCGTGCCTACAACAAGATCACCCCGTCCTGTCGCGTGAAGGTCGAGCGGGGCGAAGAACTGCTCATCGCCTAA
- a CDS encoding glutathione S-transferase family protein: MNMLVDGEWRTDAYETTNEDGEFDRQDTTFRDRIEDDPDARFQPEAGRYHLYVSYACPWAHRTLLVRALKGLEDAISVDVVDPFRDEDGWQFTPEKAGCDADSLYDADYLRELYVEADPDATCRVTVPVLWDKREETIVNNESEEILRMLDTEFDEVAERDVDLYPEGYRDEVDRIIDDIYEPINNGVYRAGFAKSQSAYDEAVTELFDALDHWDEVLADQRYLAGDRLTEADICMFTTLVRFDQVYHTHFMCNHQYIREYDNLWPYLRDLYQTPGVAETVNMDHIKEHYYTTHPDVTPSRIVAMGPDLDFAAAHDRDELPGEPPAALFQTA, encoded by the coding sequence ATGAATATGCTCGTCGACGGCGAGTGGCGGACCGACGCCTACGAGACCACCAACGAGGACGGGGAGTTCGACCGACAGGACACGACGTTCCGGGACCGCATCGAGGACGACCCGGACGCGCGGTTCCAGCCCGAGGCGGGGCGGTACCACCTCTACGTCTCCTACGCCTGCCCGTGGGCCCATCGGACGCTCCTCGTTCGCGCGCTGAAGGGGCTCGAAGACGCCATCAGCGTCGACGTCGTCGACCCCTTCCGCGACGAGGACGGCTGGCAGTTCACCCCCGAGAAGGCGGGCTGTGACGCCGACTCGCTGTACGACGCCGACTACCTCCGGGAGCTGTACGTGGAGGCCGACCCCGACGCGACCTGCCGGGTGACGGTGCCGGTGCTGTGGGACAAGCGGGAGGAGACCATCGTCAACAACGAGTCCGAGGAGATCCTCCGGATGCTCGACACCGAGTTCGACGAGGTCGCCGAACGCGACGTGGACCTCTACCCCGAGGGGTACCGGGACGAGGTCGACCGCATCATCGACGACATCTACGAGCCGATCAACAACGGCGTCTACCGGGCCGGGTTCGCGAAGTCACAGAGCGCCTACGACGAGGCCGTCACCGAGCTGTTCGACGCGCTGGACCACTGGGACGAGGTGCTGGCCGACCAGCGCTACCTCGCCGGCGACCGCCTGACGGAGGCGGACATCTGTATGTTCACGACGCTGGTCCGCTTCGACCAGGTGTACCACACCCACTTCATGTGCAATCACCAGTACATCCGCGAGTACGACAACCTCTGGCCGTACCTGCGGGACCTCTACCAGACCCCCGGCGTCGCCGAGACCGTGAACATGGACCACATCAAGGAACACTACTACACGACCCACCCCGACGTCACCCCGAGTCGGATCGTCGCGATGGGGCCGGACCTCGACTTCGCGGCGGCCCACGACCGCGACGAACTGCCCGGCGAGCCGCCGGCGGCGCTGTTCCAGACCGCCTGA
- a CDS encoding TrmB family transcriptional regulator, with product MDDTTLADRLGQLGLSEKEVDTYLSILRNGEAKASEIADDTGVSKRYVYSISASLEERGFVEVNDHLVPTTIRARPPSEVIESLTNQLTEMETALDDRYADTERTVQQFDVIKSRVTVVKRIREYIGDAEEEVMLSVPQQYLSELTDELAAAVDRGVMVLLIVSSTGDVDRETIAGCASVVRAHEPEMPIILTIDGTFGVVVPAEMIVRSNSEQRAIAFGQPQVVPIISGSFLGNYWPMAEQCYVNEPQSLPRTFGNFRAAVFQATLRLRNDDAVAIDAPVQSVRADDQRDRIEGTVVDTRQGLIEPKTNSYPIEHTMVVDTGDEVVSIGGAGSFLEDYETTEVTLSEP from the coding sequence ATGGACGACACGACGCTCGCGGACAGACTGGGGCAACTGGGGCTCTCCGAGAAGGAGGTCGACACCTACCTCTCGATCCTCCGAAACGGGGAGGCAAAGGCCAGCGAGATCGCGGACGACACGGGCGTCTCGAAGCGGTACGTCTACAGCATCAGCGCGTCCCTCGAGGAGCGCGGGTTCGTCGAGGTCAACGACCACCTCGTCCCGACGACCATCCGGGCACGGCCGCCCTCGGAGGTCATCGAGTCGCTGACGAACCAGCTCACGGAGATGGAGACGGCGCTCGACGACCGCTACGCCGACACCGAGCGGACCGTCCAGCAGTTCGACGTCATCAAGTCCCGGGTGACGGTCGTCAAGCGCATCCGGGAGTACATCGGCGACGCCGAGGAGGAGGTGATGCTGTCGGTGCCCCAGCAGTACCTCTCGGAACTGACCGACGAACTCGCGGCCGCCGTCGACCGGGGCGTGATGGTCCTGCTCATCGTCAGCTCCACCGGCGACGTCGACCGCGAGACCATCGCCGGCTGTGCCTCCGTCGTGCGCGCACACGAGCCGGAGATGCCGATCATCCTCACCATCGACGGCACCTTCGGCGTCGTCGTCCCCGCGGAGATGATCGTCCGGTCGAACTCCGAGCAGCGGGCCATCGCGTTCGGCCAGCCACAGGTGGTCCCGATCATCTCCGGGTCGTTCCTCGGGAACTACTGGCCGATGGCCGAACAGTGCTACGTCAACGAGCCGCAGTCGCTGCCCCGGACCTTCGGGAACTTCCGGGCGGCGGTGTTCCAGGCGACGTTACGCCTGCGGAACGACGACGCCGTCGCGATCGACGCCCCCGTCCAGTCCGTCAGGGCCGACGACCAGCGCGACCGGATCGAGGGGACCGTCGTCGACACCCGGCAGGGGCTGATCGAACCGAAGACGAACTCCTACCCCATCGAACACACGATGGTCGTCGACACCGGCGACGAAGTGGTCTCGATCGGCGGTGCCGGCTCGTTCCTCGAGGACTACGAGACGACCGAGGTCACGCTCTCGGAACCATAG